The genome window TTCGTGATAATCAATACTTGTGATTTTTAAAATCCGATTGTTCATTAAATAAACTCTGTCTTctaatgtttttcattttatttttaattatttctgtttttttaattaaattatgctCGAAACTGTGCATAGCCGTATCACATTATATATAGACAATAGTGCCTCGAGATTCTAAAATAAATcgacaattaaaatatataaagaaactaCCAAGGAGCTGGCATACCATTAACTGTATGAACGGCAACGATGCTGTCTGATATGTTATCCAGAACCCTGAAATATAGACGATTCATACAaagcttattttaaaatattgtcttAAAACAATTACTCAAAAAATTCTATAATATTATGATACGAGTATTAGCTTTTGTATTTTACGTTGCTTACCCGCCAATACTATATGGGTCCCTTAGCCCATTGGAGAAAATAATGTTGCTACCCAATCTTCGAAGGACCAATTTAATATTCTGCATTAGCCACAATAAATTGAAGTTTCCAAACGTGTCAATACAATTGAAGGCAAATTTCTTGTAAAAGTTACAACACATAGAATACCGTTTGTAGAGCAATGAATACATATGAAATTTACAACGAAGAGAGGACAAAAGAGCACTTACATGGCCTCCATAGTAAGTAGTGACCCAATGAGGGCGAGGTGAGACACCATATTGTTCCTTGCACCCTTCGGCATACCTCGTTAGGTTAAAAGGGATAGGCTCAAACATTGTATCATTTCCAATGCCGATGGGTATTACCATTTCACTACATGTCTGAATGTACATACCGGATTAATAGTATAAGTAACATAAATGATCAAATAATGCAAAATGAGATCAAATTAATTCATGGTTGAAACATAgcttataaatgttttttatacatataaaagTAATTATCAGCATtaactataattatattaattatttaaattttttatctgtaaaataattaaaaaaatttaactttttcatAAATGAATTCATCACATCATATTAGCGAATATGATGATGGTGCGACAAAGTAAATTTCTATTAGAtacttatgtaaaaaaaaaaaaaaaaacacacagttATGCTGGCAATACATAAAACtcataatattaatatcaaaatcaaattaaattttaattattctattctGAAAGATAAATACAGTAACTCGTGTTAAGCACACGTTGATCATATATAGCAAATAATTAAGCAACTTTCTAAATATAAAACTCATACTTAATCATATAGAGCTAGTCGGTGCGTGGTAGCTCTAGAGTTAATGAGATATAGTGCTCTTCAATTAAATGACATccacaaaagaaaaagtaaaatccATTCATACTTTTTTAGTGAGAAGGACTTGAACGAGTGGTTTGGAGTATGCCTTAAGAATTGGTCTTTTTAGCAGATTGCATatgagttttttaaatttttttttattaaacatctTTCCTATTAATTAAAGGTATAGTTAAGGTATAGGTAATTTCACCACCCTACAAATTCCGGCCACTTTATGAAAGTGAAACTGATTTTTAATCACTAGCTAAGTAACAAGGAGTGAAAATTGATTCAAATTCTTCCATATCATTGTATCTTGATAACTTAACTCTCCATAGTTTTCGCTTTCTAAAACAATCATAGAGCATGGGGTACCCTTTATGATCGACTCAGTGACTAGTCTATAGCATAGAATTATCAATGCGAACCTAATTCATTAATTATCTACCCCACACTTTTATAATGATATTGCCCAAATTACCCTTAAAGCAATATAGTTAATCAATTGCAGCCTTTCATGGGAACAACTCTATATGATATGTTGGCAATTTagaaatttttgtatagaacttctttatatgaaaattttattagaatGTCTCATTAGACATAATCAACATTGataggaaaaagagagaagtaAGGTAGTTAGTAGAGGAATAACGTTAACTAACGAAATGCAAccatattttatgtatttttctttttcttaagagACACATGTATaccatttaatgtatttttgttGGAATGTCATGTCCATCATAATGAATATGATATCGAATTTAATTGAAAGAATTAATGCTGTTACCAAATTATATCACCAAAGGAAAATGCTAAAACACATTGCAATTGTAAATTAATGCAATTACCTGCCATCTCCATCCCACAGTTGTCTCAGATACATTAGTTGGGCCATTAACTTTGCATGTGCTGTTTCCCCTAAGAGCCACAATACCTGCATATATCTTACTTAGGATATCGCTTCCAAGAGATTCTCCATCAATGCCACCACAAATCATACTAACTGGGTATCTTGGTGGTTGATTATATTGAGCCGCATAAACATACGTCGACCTTAGGTAGTCGATTAATTCATAAGATTGGTTTAATGTACTGCAAAATGTCACACACGTACTGAGTAAATGAAATATTCTAAAGCTTAACACCAACAAAACAAGCAAAGCTAGCAGCATTCTTTTGTACTCTTTTTAATGTACTATTTATTGTAAAggtaatgttattttaataccACATTCTCACAATATATTTTACAaggaaagaaatatgaaaagaaaaaaagaaaatggtggGATGAGATGCATGACGACGTgatgaaaaaagataaagaaaaaaaaagagttatgaAAAAGTAGTGTGATTTaatttcacttttaatctttttattatcatcaaaatttgattttagttcatcatttttttttgcatattctGATATTCGGtctctattattttaattgtttattttttgtctatTCATTTACTTAATATCTAATATTTAACGAAAGTattatcataatattttaatgCACTGCCACATTAATACTTTCAtacataataaacatcaaattaatagataaatcaaaattacacaattaaaataataagaggatcaaatttatataaaatatttgaatttcgacaataataaaaaaatcaaaagtgtgACTAAATGtagaaagaatttttttttaagtataaaattaGTCTTATGATAAGATGAAATTCACATGGAGTGAGAGTTGCAAGAGTGCGATTGCAACCCACATCATTTAGTGAAGAGTGGTGCAAGTGCAACCGACATCATTAtcaagttttaaataaatttcatccCATAATAAAGAATGAGAAGGGTGACTTTCTAGATTGCAAACCAAAGGGAGAGGGCAAATTAGAGTTTGTACTGGCAAGTGTTGAATCTCTGGCTGAGAGTGACTAGACCATTTGGTTGAGAAGCTATTCTGCGGATTTCAGACCAAGACTTTAGTACAGTTTCATAACATGTCTCACTGGCTTCCTGCAAACCACTTCATCATCAAATTAATCACTTTATgtgttttatgaaaaataaataaataaaaggtgaAAGCACCAAATTATGGTAAATACTCGATAATCCCTTGTGACAGTAGAGTAGTAACCATTTTGTGGTGTAATTTTATCAAAGTATAGGATTGGAGCTGATGAGGCCAGGGCACCAATCGCCAGGTGGGGATATTTGAGCCTAAACCATGAAGCAAGCACTGCATAATACAAAGATTTGTTCTCAATAGTAAATTAAGTGAAAACAATGTATGTACTGACAATTACTGTCTTCTAATAACAAATCATCGTACATGGTAAGTTAATTGATTTTTACTATAtttatgtgaaaagttataccaaTGATGATCTTTGATTTATTGACAACGACAGtgtattatgaaaattaaactaattgatCATAACTATGGTAAAAATTGGAACAATACGAATAAAGGCTAATATGAGAAACTAACTTCCACCGTATGATCCTCCAATTACAATCACTGGGGAATTTTTGGCGTGTAATGTCTTCTTTACATGTTTGAGTATTGATGCATAATCTGCCAAGGCTTGAGCTGAGTTGAAATACCCAATAGTGCTTGCATTCTTCAATGCTTCTTCCCTGGATCCAAATGGCACTGATTTCCCATAATACCGGTgctaatgataaaagaaattaagagtCACAATAATCCAATTGTATGTTGTAGATTAtccttcagttttttttttgaaaggtagATTATCATTCATTAGAACCaataaaaaccaaaagaaaaaacaaagagtTATTATGTATACAAATACAATACCAAGAGAGAGTGGCACGTGCATGAGCTATTGTAAACTCTGCTACTTGTGTTCAATTGTTacggataaattaaaaaaaaaaatctatacaaATACAATACCTCTATGTATACCAAGAGGGCATTGAAGGAAGCAGCGTTATCAGTTAAAAATCCCACGCCATTAGGGGAGTTATCAATTGGTGATTCAGCACCAAAGTATGCAAATATGGGAGCACTAGAATTGGCACCACCCCAGTACTTGAAATTGATTAGATATCTTTGTTGAAACGTTGTGTAGCTTTCTGGCCTGTAGTTGAAGTGATCCAGAACCTGTTTGAAGTAAAATGTTTTCACTTCCTCTGTATTAATTGCAGGGTGGTTGTGTAGTGTTGTTTCCCATTCAGGAATTGGACTCATCCTTGGAATTGTCAACGAGTGTGTTGCGGTGAGAAGGGTTGAGTGTGTGAGGAAAATCAGAAG of Glycine soja cultivar W05 chromosome 1, ASM419377v2, whole genome shotgun sequence contains these proteins:
- the LOC114412415 gene encoding lysosomal Pro-X carboxypeptidase-like isoform X1, whose protein sequence is MKHHSLSFKWLLLIFLTHSTLLTATHSLTIPRMSPIPEWETTLHNHPAINTEEVKTFYFKQVLDHFNYRPESYTTFQQRYLINFKYWGGANSSAPIFAYFGAESPIDNSPNGVGFLTDNAASFNALLVYIEHRYYGKSVPFGSREEALKNASTIGYFNSAQALADYASILKHVKKTLHAKNSPVIVIGGSYGGMLASWFRLKYPHLAIGALASSAPILYFDKITPQNGYYSTVTRDYREASETCYETVLKSWSEIRRIASQPNGLVTLSQRFNTCHTLNQSYELIDYLRSTYVYAAQYNQPPRYPVSMICGGIDGESLGSDILSKIYAGIVALRGNSTCKVNGPTNVSETTVGWRWQTCSEMVIPIGIGNDTMFEPIPFNLTRYAEGCKEQYGVSPRPHWVTTYYGGHNIKLVLRRLGSNIIFSNGLRDPYSIGGVLDNISDSIVAVHTVNGSHCLDLLRANQSDPGWLVEQRKKEVKIIKRWITQYYADLDALKDKPKFQSK
- the LOC114412415 gene encoding lysosomal Pro-X carboxypeptidase-like isoform X2, whose translation is MKHHSLSFKWLLLIFLTHSTLLTATHSLTIPRMSPIPEWETTLHNHPAINTEEVKTFYFKQVLDHFNYRPESYTTFQQRYLINFKYWGGANSSAPIFAYFGAESPIDNSPNGVGFLTDNAASFNALLVYIECLLHGLGSNIPTWRLVPWPHQLQSYTLIKLHHKMVTTLLSQGIIDGLQEASETCYETVLKSWSEIRRIASQPNGLVTLSQRFNTCHTLNQSYELIDYLRSTYVYAAQYNQPPRYPVSMICGGIDGESLGSDILSKIYAGIVALRGNSTCKVNGPTNVSETTVGWRWQTCSEMVIPIGIGNDTMFEPIPFNLTRYAEGCKEQYGVSPRPHWVTTYYGGHNIKLVLRRLGSNIIFSNGLRDPYSIGGVLDNISDSIVAVHTVNGSHCLDLLRANQSDPGWLVEQRKKEVKIIKRWITQYYADLDALKDKPKFQSK